In a single window of the Elaeis guineensis isolate ETL-2024a chromosome 8, EG11, whole genome shotgun sequence genome:
- the LOC105049606 gene encoding uncharacterized protein isoform X2, which produces MARFLAFGMIKRIGYSFRVDPKPRCSACSTIHNHRSPFTDDLSISCRAFSQYKFSSRQNTSFTLYKAKENLNEISHVKKLAFLSASSSVRHHAQVAWKRLSMICFYRGIASPSVSRISCAMSLAVCRSHLVPSVLAFIAGEMAWSKTAWADGEYIPSRNSLYTRAQDGHVYLTSLIFSIFECFILFLRAVYLAILFSPMMVMAPFAESFGMQYRKTWLHLVHRTLERAGPAFIKWGQWAATRPDLFPGDLCAELTKLHSKAPAHSFAYTKKIVEKAFSRKLTDVFENFEEEPVASGSVAQVHRAFLRFRYPGQQVKRVVVAVKVRHPGVGESIRRDFTIINVLAKISMFIPALKWLRLDESVQQFAVFMMSQVDLAREAAHLSRFIYNFRRWKDVSFPKPLYPLVHPAVLVETYEHGESVSHYVDELEGHDRLKSALAHIGTHALLKMLLVDNFVHADMHPGNILVRVSQSKRTNKGLFKSRPHVVFLDVGMTAELSSNDRVNLLDFFKAVALRDGRTAAECTLRLSKQQNCPNPKAFVEEVEKSFTFWGTAEGESVHPAECMHQLLEQVRRHKVNIDGNVCTVMVTTLVLEAKRVKMLGCSTVTWRSRV; this is translated from the exons GTTTTTGGCTTTTGGAATGATCAAGAGGATTGGGTATTCTTTTCGAGTGGATCCAAAACCCCGCTGTTCAGCCTGTTCTACAATTCACAATCATAGATCAccttttacagatgatttatctatatCATGCAGAGCCTTTTCACAGTACAAGTTTTCTAGTAGACAAAATACTTCGTTTACACTCTATAAAGCTAAAGAAAACTTAAATGAGATCAGCCATGTGAAGAAGCTAGCATTCCTTTCAGCCAGCAGTTCCGTGAGACATCATGCCCAAGTTGCTTGGAAAAGGCTTTCCATGATATGCTTTTATAGAGGAATTGCCTCTCCATCAGTCAGTAGGATTTCTTGTGCCATGAGCTTGGCTGTTTGTAGATCTCATTTAGTTCCCAGTGTCCTTGCATTTATTGCTGGAGAGATGGCATGGAGTAAGACAGCATGGGCAGATGGGGAGTACATTCCATCTAGGAATTCCCTTTACACACGAGCACAAGATGGCCATGTTTATCTcacttctttaattttttcaatttttgagtgttttattttatttctaagaGCAGTCTATTTGGCAATTCTATTCTCGCCTATGATGGTAATGGCTCCATTTGCAGAGAGTTTTGGCATGCAGTATAGGAAAACATGGCTCCATCTTGTGCATCGTACTTTAGAAAGAGCAGGTCCTGCATTTATAAAATGGGGTCAGTGGGCAGCTACACGCCCAGATCTCTTCCCTGGTGATCTTTGTGCTGAGTTGACAAAGCTCCACAGCAAAGCACCTGCGCATAGCTTTGCCTACACAAAGAAAATCGTTGAAAAAGCATTCAGTCGCAAGCTCACTGATGTTTTCGAGAATTTTGAGGAGGAACCTGTGGCATCAGGAAGTGTTGCCCAGGTACATCGAGCTTTCTTGAGATTTCGATATCCTGGTCAACAGGTCAAGCGTGTTGTAGTTGCTGTAAAAGTGAGACATCCTGGTGTTGGCGAGTCAATTAGGAGGGATTTCACGATCATTAATGTGCTGGCCAAAATCTCTATGTTCATTCCTGCATTAAAGTGGTTGCGCCTGGATGAAAGTGTGCAACAGTTCGCGGTTTTCATGATGTCTCAAGTTGATCTTGCTAGGGAAGCTGCCCATTTGAGCCGTTTCATTTACAACTTCCGCAGGTGGAAGGATGTTTCTTTCCCAAAGCCTCTTTATCCACTAGTGCATCCTGCTGTTTTGGTGGAGACATATGAGCATGGAGAAAGTGTTTCTCATTATGTTGATGAGCTTGAAGGACATGATCGACTTAAAAGTGCTCTTGCTCACATCGGGACCCATGCACTCCTGAAGATGCTTCTG GTGGACAATTTTGTACATGCGGATATGCATCCTGGCAATATCCTCGTTCGAGTATCTCAATCCAAGCGTACAAATAAAGGGCTCTTTAAGTCAAGGCCTCATGTCGTTTTCCTTGATGTAGGCATGACTGCTGAGCTTTCCAGCAATGATCGTGTAAATTTGTTGGACTTCTTCAAGGCTGTTGCTCTTAGAGATGGCCGTACTGCAGCAGAGTGCACCCTGAGGTTATCAAAACAACAAAATTGTCCAAATCCAAAGGCTTTTGTAGAG GAAGTGGAGAAGTCGTTCACCTTTTGGGGAACTGCTGAAGGTGAATCTGTTCACCCAGCTGAGTGCATGCACCAATTGCTTGAGCAAGTCCGACGCCATAAAGTCAACATCGACGGCAATGTTTGCACTGTAATGGTCACAACTTTGGTTCTTGAG GCAAAGAGGGTGAAAATGTTAGGCTGCTCAACTGTGACTTGGAGGTCACGAGTATGA
- the LOC105049606 gene encoding uncharacterized protein isoform X1, which yields MARFLAFGMIKRIGYSFRVDPKPRCSACSTIHNHRSPFTDDLSISCRAFSQYKFSSRQNTSFTLYKAKENLNEISHVKKLAFLSASSSVRHHAQVAWKRLSMICFYRGIASPSVSRISCAMSLAVCRSHLVPSVLAFIAGEMAWSKTAWADGEYIPSRNSLYTRAQDGHVYLTSLIFSIFECFILFLRAVYLAILFSPMMVMAPFAESFGMQYRKTWLHLVHRTLERAGPAFIKWGQWAATRPDLFPGDLCAELTKLHSKAPAHSFAYTKKIVEKAFSRKLTDVFENFEEEPVASGSVAQVHRAFLRFRYPGQQVKRVVVAVKVRHPGVGESIRRDFTIINVLAKISMFIPALKWLRLDESVQQFAVFMMSQVDLAREAAHLSRFIYNFRRWKDVSFPKPLYPLVHPAVLVETYEHGESVSHYVDELEGHDRLKSALAHIGTHALLKMLLVDNFVHADMHPGNILVRVSQSKRTNKGLFKSRPHVVFLDVGMTAELSSNDRVNLLDFFKAVALRDGRTAAECTLRLSKQQNCPNPKAFVEEVEKSFTFWGTAEGESVHPAECMHQLLEQVRRHKVNIDGNVCTVMVTTLVLEGWQRKLDPDYDVMQTLQTLLFRSDWAQSLLYTIEGLMAP from the exons GTTTTTGGCTTTTGGAATGATCAAGAGGATTGGGTATTCTTTTCGAGTGGATCCAAAACCCCGCTGTTCAGCCTGTTCTACAATTCACAATCATAGATCAccttttacagatgatttatctatatCATGCAGAGCCTTTTCACAGTACAAGTTTTCTAGTAGACAAAATACTTCGTTTACACTCTATAAAGCTAAAGAAAACTTAAATGAGATCAGCCATGTGAAGAAGCTAGCATTCCTTTCAGCCAGCAGTTCCGTGAGACATCATGCCCAAGTTGCTTGGAAAAGGCTTTCCATGATATGCTTTTATAGAGGAATTGCCTCTCCATCAGTCAGTAGGATTTCTTGTGCCATGAGCTTGGCTGTTTGTAGATCTCATTTAGTTCCCAGTGTCCTTGCATTTATTGCTGGAGAGATGGCATGGAGTAAGACAGCATGGGCAGATGGGGAGTACATTCCATCTAGGAATTCCCTTTACACACGAGCACAAGATGGCCATGTTTATCTcacttctttaattttttcaatttttgagtgttttattttatttctaagaGCAGTCTATTTGGCAATTCTATTCTCGCCTATGATGGTAATGGCTCCATTTGCAGAGAGTTTTGGCATGCAGTATAGGAAAACATGGCTCCATCTTGTGCATCGTACTTTAGAAAGAGCAGGTCCTGCATTTATAAAATGGGGTCAGTGGGCAGCTACACGCCCAGATCTCTTCCCTGGTGATCTTTGTGCTGAGTTGACAAAGCTCCACAGCAAAGCACCTGCGCATAGCTTTGCCTACACAAAGAAAATCGTTGAAAAAGCATTCAGTCGCAAGCTCACTGATGTTTTCGAGAATTTTGAGGAGGAACCTGTGGCATCAGGAAGTGTTGCCCAGGTACATCGAGCTTTCTTGAGATTTCGATATCCTGGTCAACAGGTCAAGCGTGTTGTAGTTGCTGTAAAAGTGAGACATCCTGGTGTTGGCGAGTCAATTAGGAGGGATTTCACGATCATTAATGTGCTGGCCAAAATCTCTATGTTCATTCCTGCATTAAAGTGGTTGCGCCTGGATGAAAGTGTGCAACAGTTCGCGGTTTTCATGATGTCTCAAGTTGATCTTGCTAGGGAAGCTGCCCATTTGAGCCGTTTCATTTACAACTTCCGCAGGTGGAAGGATGTTTCTTTCCCAAAGCCTCTTTATCCACTAGTGCATCCTGCTGTTTTGGTGGAGACATATGAGCATGGAGAAAGTGTTTCTCATTATGTTGATGAGCTTGAAGGACATGATCGACTTAAAAGTGCTCTTGCTCACATCGGGACCCATGCACTCCTGAAGATGCTTCTG GTGGACAATTTTGTACATGCGGATATGCATCCTGGCAATATCCTCGTTCGAGTATCTCAATCCAAGCGTACAAATAAAGGGCTCTTTAAGTCAAGGCCTCATGTCGTTTTCCTTGATGTAGGCATGACTGCTGAGCTTTCCAGCAATGATCGTGTAAATTTGTTGGACTTCTTCAAGGCTGTTGCTCTTAGAGATGGCCGTACTGCAGCAGAGTGCACCCTGAGGTTATCAAAACAACAAAATTGTCCAAATCCAAAGGCTTTTGTAGAG GAAGTGGAGAAGTCGTTCACCTTTTGGGGAACTGCTGAAGGTGAATCTGTTCACCCAGCTGAGTGCATGCACCAATTGCTTGAGCAAGTCCGACGCCATAAAGTCAACATCGACGGCAATGTTTGCACTGTAATGGTCACAACTTTGGTTCTTGAG ggctGGCAGCGTAAGCTGGATCCGGATTATGATGTGATGCAGACGCTACAGACGTTATTATTCAGGTCTGACTGGGCACAGTCTCTTTTATATACAATTGAAGGACTTATGGCTCCTTAG
- the LOC105049606 gene encoding uncharacterized protein isoform X6 yields MARFLAFGMIKRIGYSFRVDPKPRCSACSTIHNHRSPFTDDLSISCRAFSQYKFSSRQNTSFTLYKAKENLNEISHVKKLAFLSASSSVRHHAQVAWKRLSMICFYRGIASPSVSRISCAMSLAVCRSHLVPSVLAFIAGEMAWSKTAWADGEYIPSRNSLYTRAQDGHVYLTSLIFSIFECFILFLRAVYLAILFSPMMVMAPFAESFGMQYRKTWLHLVHRTLERAGPAFIKWGQWAATRPDLFPGDLCAELTKLHSKAPAHSFAYTKKIVEKAFSRKLTDVFENFEEEPVASGSVAQVHRAFLRFRYPGQQVKRVVVAVKVRHPGVGESIRRDFTIINVLAKISMFIPALKWLRLDESVQQFAVFMMSQVDLAREAAHLSRFIYNFRRWKDVSFPKPLYPLVHPAVLVETYEHGESVSHYVDELEGHDRLKSALAHIGTHALLKMLLVDNFVHADMHPGNILVRVSQSKRTNKGLFKSRPHVVFLDVGMTAELSSNDRVNLLDFFKAVALRDGRTAAECTLRLSKQQNCPNPKAFVEGCALEEDEMGGRSD; encoded by the exons GTTTTTGGCTTTTGGAATGATCAAGAGGATTGGGTATTCTTTTCGAGTGGATCCAAAACCCCGCTGTTCAGCCTGTTCTACAATTCACAATCATAGATCAccttttacagatgatttatctatatCATGCAGAGCCTTTTCACAGTACAAGTTTTCTAGTAGACAAAATACTTCGTTTACACTCTATAAAGCTAAAGAAAACTTAAATGAGATCAGCCATGTGAAGAAGCTAGCATTCCTTTCAGCCAGCAGTTCCGTGAGACATCATGCCCAAGTTGCTTGGAAAAGGCTTTCCATGATATGCTTTTATAGAGGAATTGCCTCTCCATCAGTCAGTAGGATTTCTTGTGCCATGAGCTTGGCTGTTTGTAGATCTCATTTAGTTCCCAGTGTCCTTGCATTTATTGCTGGAGAGATGGCATGGAGTAAGACAGCATGGGCAGATGGGGAGTACATTCCATCTAGGAATTCCCTTTACACACGAGCACAAGATGGCCATGTTTATCTcacttctttaattttttcaatttttgagtgttttattttatttctaagaGCAGTCTATTTGGCAATTCTATTCTCGCCTATGATGGTAATGGCTCCATTTGCAGAGAGTTTTGGCATGCAGTATAGGAAAACATGGCTCCATCTTGTGCATCGTACTTTAGAAAGAGCAGGTCCTGCATTTATAAAATGGGGTCAGTGGGCAGCTACACGCCCAGATCTCTTCCCTGGTGATCTTTGTGCTGAGTTGACAAAGCTCCACAGCAAAGCACCTGCGCATAGCTTTGCCTACACAAAGAAAATCGTTGAAAAAGCATTCAGTCGCAAGCTCACTGATGTTTTCGAGAATTTTGAGGAGGAACCTGTGGCATCAGGAAGTGTTGCCCAGGTACATCGAGCTTTCTTGAGATTTCGATATCCTGGTCAACAGGTCAAGCGTGTTGTAGTTGCTGTAAAAGTGAGACATCCTGGTGTTGGCGAGTCAATTAGGAGGGATTTCACGATCATTAATGTGCTGGCCAAAATCTCTATGTTCATTCCTGCATTAAAGTGGTTGCGCCTGGATGAAAGTGTGCAACAGTTCGCGGTTTTCATGATGTCTCAAGTTGATCTTGCTAGGGAAGCTGCCCATTTGAGCCGTTTCATTTACAACTTCCGCAGGTGGAAGGATGTTTCTTTCCCAAAGCCTCTTTATCCACTAGTGCATCCTGCTGTTTTGGTGGAGACATATGAGCATGGAGAAAGTGTTTCTCATTATGTTGATGAGCTTGAAGGACATGATCGACTTAAAAGTGCTCTTGCTCACATCGGGACCCATGCACTCCTGAAGATGCTTCTG GTGGACAATTTTGTACATGCGGATATGCATCCTGGCAATATCCTCGTTCGAGTATCTCAATCCAAGCGTACAAATAAAGGGCTCTTTAAGTCAAGGCCTCATGTCGTTTTCCTTGATGTAGGCATGACTGCTGAGCTTTCCAGCAATGATCGTGTAAATTTGTTGGACTTCTTCAAGGCTGTTGCTCTTAGAGATGGCCGTACTGCAGCAGAGTGCACCCTGAGGTTATCAAAACAACAAAATTGTCCAAATCCAAAGGCTTTTGTAGAG GGATGTGCGCTTGAAGAGGATGAGATGGGTGGGAG GTCAGACTAA
- the LOC105049606 gene encoding uncharacterized protein isoform X5, whose protein sequence is MARFLAFGMIKRIGYSFRVDPKPRCSACSTIHNHRSPFTDDLSISCRAFSQYKFSSRQNTSFTLYKAKENLNEISHVKKLAFLSASSSVRHHAQVAWKRLSMICFYRGIASPSVSRISCAMSLAVCRSHLVPSVLAFIAGEMAWSKTAWADGEYIPSRNSLYTRAQDGHVYLTSLIFSIFECFILFLRAVYLAILFSPMMVMAPFAESFGMQYRKTWLHLVHRTLERAGPAFIKWGQWAATRPDLFPGDLCAELTKLHSKAPAHSFAYTKKIVEKAFSRKLTDVFENFEEEPVASGSVAQVHRAFLRFRYPGQQVKRVVVAVKVRHPGVGESIRRDFTIINVLAKISMFIPALKWLRLDESVQQFAVFMMSQVDLAREAAHLSRFIYNFRRWKDVSFPKPLYPLVHPAVLVETYEHGESVSHYVDELEGHDRLKSALAHIGTHALLKMLLVDNFVHADMHPGNILVRVSQSKRTNKGLFKSRPHVVFLDVGMTAELSSNDRVNLLDFFKAVALRDGRTAAECTLRLSKQQNCPNPKAFVEGCALEEDEMGGRSD, encoded by the exons GTTTTTGGCTTTTGGAATGATCAAGAGGATTGGGTATTCTTTTCGAGTGGATCCAAAACCCCGCTGTTCAGCCTGTTCTACAATTCACAATCATAGATCAccttttacagatgatttatctatatCATGCAGAGCCTTTTCACAGTACAAGTTTTCTAGTAGACAAAATACTTCGTTTACACTCTATAAAGCTAAAGAAAACTTAAATGAGATCAGCCATGTGAAGAAGCTAGCATTCCTTTCAGCCAGCAGTTCCGTGAGACATCATGCCCAAGTTGCTTGGAAAAGGCTTTCCATGATATGCTTTTATAGAGGAATTGCCTCTCCATCAGTCAGTAGGATTTCTTGTGCCATGAGCTTGGCTGTTTGTAGATCTCATTTAGTTCCCAGTGTCCTTGCATTTATTGCTGGAGAGATGGCATGGAGTAAGACAGCATGGGCAGATGGGGAGTACATTCCATCTAGGAATTCCCTTTACACACGAGCACAAGATGGCCATGTTTATCTcacttctttaattttttcaatttttgagtgttttattttatttctaagaGCAGTCTATTTGGCAATTCTATTCTCGCCTATGATGGTAATGGCTCCATTTGCAGAGAGTTTTGGCATGCAGTATAGGAAAACATGGCTCCATCTTGTGCATCGTACTTTAGAAAGAGCAGGTCCTGCATTTATAAAATGGGGTCAGTGGGCAGCTACACGCCCAGATCTCTTCCCTGGTGATCTTTGTGCTGAGTTGACAAAGCTCCACAGCAAAGCACCTGCGCATAGCTTTGCCTACACAAAGAAAATCGTTGAAAAAGCATTCAGTCGCAAGCTCACTGATGTTTTCGAGAATTTTGAGGAGGAACCTGTGGCATCAGGAAGTGTTGCCCAGGTACATCGAGCTTTCTTGAGATTTCGATATCCTGGTCAACAGGTCAAGCGTGTTGTAGTTGCTGTAAAAGTGAGACATCCTGGTGTTGGCGAGTCAATTAGGAGGGATTTCACGATCATTAATGTGCTGGCCAAAATCTCTATGTTCATTCCTGCATTAAAGTGGTTGCGCCTGGATGAAAGTGTGCAACAGTTCGCGGTTTTCATGATGTCTCAAGTTGATCTTGCTAGGGAAGCTGCCCATTTGAGCCGTTTCATTTACAACTTCCGCAGGTGGAAGGATGTTTCTTTCCCAAAGCCTCTTTATCCACTAGTGCATCCTGCTGTTTTGGTGGAGACATATGAGCATGGAGAAAGTGTTTCTCATTATGTTGATGAGCTTGAAGGACATGATCGACTTAAAAGTGCTCTTGCTCACATCGGGACCCATGCACTCCTGAAGATGCTTCTG GTGGACAATTTTGTACATGCGGATATGCATCCTGGCAATATCCTCGTTCGAGTATCTCAATCCAAGCGTACAAATAAAGGGCTCTTTAAGTCAAGGCCTCATGTCGTTTTCCTTGATGTAGGCATGACTGCTGAGCTTTCCAGCAATGATCGTGTAAATTTGTTGGACTTCTTCAAGGCTGTTGCTCTTAGAGATGGCCGTACTGCAGCAGAGTGCACCCTGAGGTTATCAAAACAACAAAATTGTCCAAATCCAAAGGCTTTTGTAGAG GGATGTGCGCTTGAAGAGGATGAGATGGGTGGGAGGTCAGACTAA
- the LOC105049606 gene encoding uncharacterized protein isoform X4: MARFLAFGMIKRIGYSFRVDPKPRCSACSTIHNHRSPFTDDLSISCRAFSQYKFSSRQNTSFTLYKAKENLNEISHVKKLAFLSASSSVRHHAQVAWKRLSMICFYRGIASPSVSRISCAMSLAVCRSHLVPSVLAFIAGEMAWSKTAWADGEYIPSRNSLYTRAQDGHVYLTSLIFSIFECFILFLRAVYLAILFSPMMVMAPFAESFGMQYRKTWLHLVHRTLERAGPAFIKWGQWAATRPDLFPGDLCAELTKLHSKAPAHSFAYTKKIVEKAFSRKLTDVFENFEEEPVASGSVAQVHRAFLRFRYPGQQVKRVVVAVKVRHPGVGESIRRDFTIINVLAKISMFIPALKWLRLDESVQQFAVFMMSQVDLAREAAHLSRFIYNFRRWKDVSFPKPLYPLVHPAVLVETYEHGESVSHYVDELEGHDRLKSALAHIGTHALLKMLLVDNFVHADMHPGNILVRVSQSKRTNKGLFKSRPHVVFLDVGMTAELSSNDRVNLLDFFKAVALRDGRTAAECTLRLSKQQNCPNPKAFVEKGCALEEDEMGGRSD, translated from the exons GTTTTTGGCTTTTGGAATGATCAAGAGGATTGGGTATTCTTTTCGAGTGGATCCAAAACCCCGCTGTTCAGCCTGTTCTACAATTCACAATCATAGATCAccttttacagatgatttatctatatCATGCAGAGCCTTTTCACAGTACAAGTTTTCTAGTAGACAAAATACTTCGTTTACACTCTATAAAGCTAAAGAAAACTTAAATGAGATCAGCCATGTGAAGAAGCTAGCATTCCTTTCAGCCAGCAGTTCCGTGAGACATCATGCCCAAGTTGCTTGGAAAAGGCTTTCCATGATATGCTTTTATAGAGGAATTGCCTCTCCATCAGTCAGTAGGATTTCTTGTGCCATGAGCTTGGCTGTTTGTAGATCTCATTTAGTTCCCAGTGTCCTTGCATTTATTGCTGGAGAGATGGCATGGAGTAAGACAGCATGGGCAGATGGGGAGTACATTCCATCTAGGAATTCCCTTTACACACGAGCACAAGATGGCCATGTTTATCTcacttctttaattttttcaatttttgagtgttttattttatttctaagaGCAGTCTATTTGGCAATTCTATTCTCGCCTATGATGGTAATGGCTCCATTTGCAGAGAGTTTTGGCATGCAGTATAGGAAAACATGGCTCCATCTTGTGCATCGTACTTTAGAAAGAGCAGGTCCTGCATTTATAAAATGGGGTCAGTGGGCAGCTACACGCCCAGATCTCTTCCCTGGTGATCTTTGTGCTGAGTTGACAAAGCTCCACAGCAAAGCACCTGCGCATAGCTTTGCCTACACAAAGAAAATCGTTGAAAAAGCATTCAGTCGCAAGCTCACTGATGTTTTCGAGAATTTTGAGGAGGAACCTGTGGCATCAGGAAGTGTTGCCCAGGTACATCGAGCTTTCTTGAGATTTCGATATCCTGGTCAACAGGTCAAGCGTGTTGTAGTTGCTGTAAAAGTGAGACATCCTGGTGTTGGCGAGTCAATTAGGAGGGATTTCACGATCATTAATGTGCTGGCCAAAATCTCTATGTTCATTCCTGCATTAAAGTGGTTGCGCCTGGATGAAAGTGTGCAACAGTTCGCGGTTTTCATGATGTCTCAAGTTGATCTTGCTAGGGAAGCTGCCCATTTGAGCCGTTTCATTTACAACTTCCGCAGGTGGAAGGATGTTTCTTTCCCAAAGCCTCTTTATCCACTAGTGCATCCTGCTGTTTTGGTGGAGACATATGAGCATGGAGAAAGTGTTTCTCATTATGTTGATGAGCTTGAAGGACATGATCGACTTAAAAGTGCTCTTGCTCACATCGGGACCCATGCACTCCTGAAGATGCTTCTG GTGGACAATTTTGTACATGCGGATATGCATCCTGGCAATATCCTCGTTCGAGTATCTCAATCCAAGCGTACAAATAAAGGGCTCTTTAAGTCAAGGCCTCATGTCGTTTTCCTTGATGTAGGCATGACTGCTGAGCTTTCCAGCAATGATCGTGTAAATTTGTTGGACTTCTTCAAGGCTGTTGCTCTTAGAGATGGCCGTACTGCAGCAGAGTGCACCCTGAGGTTATCAAAACAACAAAATTGTCCAAATCCAAAGGCTTTTGTAGAG AAGGGATGTGCGCTTGAAGAGGATGAGATGGGTGGGAG GTCAGACTAA
- the LOC105049606 gene encoding uncharacterized protein isoform X3 produces MARFLAFGMIKRIGYSFRVDPKPRCSACSTIHNHRSPFTDDLSISCRAFSQYKFSSRQNTSFTLYKAKENLNEISHVKKLAFLSASSSVRHHAQVAWKRLSMICFYRGIASPSVSRISCAMSLAVCRSHLVPSVLAFIAGEMAWSKTAWADGEYIPSRNSLYTRAQDGHVYLTSLIFSIFECFILFLRAVYLAILFSPMMVMAPFAESFGMQYRKTWLHLVHRTLERAGPAFIKWGQWAATRPDLFPGDLCAELTKLHSKAPAHSFAYTKKIVEKAFSRKLTDVFENFEEEPVASGSVAQVHRAFLRFRYPGQQVKRVVVAVKVRHPGVGESIRRDFTIINVLAKISMFIPALKWLRLDESVQQFAVFMMSQVDLAREAAHLSRFIYNFRRWKDVSFPKPLYPLVHPAVLVETYEHGESVSHYVDELEGHDRLKSALAHIGTHALLKMLLVDNFVHADMHPGNILVRVSQSKRTNKGLFKSRPHVVFLDVGMTAELSSNDRVNLLDFFKAVALRDGRTAAECTLRLSKQQNCPNPKAFVEKGCALEEDEMGGRSD; encoded by the exons GTTTTTGGCTTTTGGAATGATCAAGAGGATTGGGTATTCTTTTCGAGTGGATCCAAAACCCCGCTGTTCAGCCTGTTCTACAATTCACAATCATAGATCAccttttacagatgatttatctatatCATGCAGAGCCTTTTCACAGTACAAGTTTTCTAGTAGACAAAATACTTCGTTTACACTCTATAAAGCTAAAGAAAACTTAAATGAGATCAGCCATGTGAAGAAGCTAGCATTCCTTTCAGCCAGCAGTTCCGTGAGACATCATGCCCAAGTTGCTTGGAAAAGGCTTTCCATGATATGCTTTTATAGAGGAATTGCCTCTCCATCAGTCAGTAGGATTTCTTGTGCCATGAGCTTGGCTGTTTGTAGATCTCATTTAGTTCCCAGTGTCCTTGCATTTATTGCTGGAGAGATGGCATGGAGTAAGACAGCATGGGCAGATGGGGAGTACATTCCATCTAGGAATTCCCTTTACACACGAGCACAAGATGGCCATGTTTATCTcacttctttaattttttcaatttttgagtgttttattttatttctaagaGCAGTCTATTTGGCAATTCTATTCTCGCCTATGATGGTAATGGCTCCATTTGCAGAGAGTTTTGGCATGCAGTATAGGAAAACATGGCTCCATCTTGTGCATCGTACTTTAGAAAGAGCAGGTCCTGCATTTATAAAATGGGGTCAGTGGGCAGCTACACGCCCAGATCTCTTCCCTGGTGATCTTTGTGCTGAGTTGACAAAGCTCCACAGCAAAGCACCTGCGCATAGCTTTGCCTACACAAAGAAAATCGTTGAAAAAGCATTCAGTCGCAAGCTCACTGATGTTTTCGAGAATTTTGAGGAGGAACCTGTGGCATCAGGAAGTGTTGCCCAGGTACATCGAGCTTTCTTGAGATTTCGATATCCTGGTCAACAGGTCAAGCGTGTTGTAGTTGCTGTAAAAGTGAGACATCCTGGTGTTGGCGAGTCAATTAGGAGGGATTTCACGATCATTAATGTGCTGGCCAAAATCTCTATGTTCATTCCTGCATTAAAGTGGTTGCGCCTGGATGAAAGTGTGCAACAGTTCGCGGTTTTCATGATGTCTCAAGTTGATCTTGCTAGGGAAGCTGCCCATTTGAGCCGTTTCATTTACAACTTCCGCAGGTGGAAGGATGTTTCTTTCCCAAAGCCTCTTTATCCACTAGTGCATCCTGCTGTTTTGGTGGAGACATATGAGCATGGAGAAAGTGTTTCTCATTATGTTGATGAGCTTGAAGGACATGATCGACTTAAAAGTGCTCTTGCTCACATCGGGACCCATGCACTCCTGAAGATGCTTCTG GTGGACAATTTTGTACATGCGGATATGCATCCTGGCAATATCCTCGTTCGAGTATCTCAATCCAAGCGTACAAATAAAGGGCTCTTTAAGTCAAGGCCTCATGTCGTTTTCCTTGATGTAGGCATGACTGCTGAGCTTTCCAGCAATGATCGTGTAAATTTGTTGGACTTCTTCAAGGCTGTTGCTCTTAGAGATGGCCGTACTGCAGCAGAGTGCACCCTGAGGTTATCAAAACAACAAAATTGTCCAAATCCAAAGGCTTTTGTAGAG AAGGGATGTGCGCTTGAAGAGGATGAGATGGGTGGGAGGTCAGACTAA